One genomic window of Arachis hypogaea cultivar Tifrunner chromosome 8, arahy.Tifrunner.gnm2.J5K5, whole genome shotgun sequence includes the following:
- the LOC112705905 gene encoding pentatricopeptide repeat-containing protein At3g49240, mitochondrial — MALSKATFFTHLRAAVIQHKHRRPPSSTVSLRLLSFSSPEEAAAERRRRKRQLRIEPPLSALNRSQQQQQQQTQKSQSPPYYLNPNNPKLPEHVSALNGNRLNLHNKILTLIRENDLDEAALYTRHSIYSNCRPTIFTINAVLTALLRQSRYSDLLSLHRFITQAGVVPNIITHNLVFQTYLDCRKPDTALEHYKQFLNDAPMNPSPTTYRILIKGLVDNGKLERALEIKEEMDSKGLATDPLVYHYLMLGHARNSDSDGVIKLYEDLKEKLGGVVEDGVVFGCLMKGYFLKGMEKEAMESFVEAVGEGSKKKMSAIAFNSVLDALNKNGKFDEALKLFDRMRSEHNPPWRLAVNLGSFNVMVDGYCAQGRFKEAIEVFGKMGEYRCSPDTLSYNNLIEQLCNNGMLVEAEEVYGEMEGKGVNPDEFTYGLLMDTCFKESRPDDAAGYFRKMVDSGLRPNLAVYNRLVDGLVKIGKIDEAKSFFDLMVKKLKMDVASYQFIMKVLSDEGRLDEVLQIVDTLLDDNGVDFDEEFQEFVKGLLRKEGREEELTKLMEEKERQKAEAKAKEIEAAEAAKRSARAAVASLLPSKLFGNKDADSEAKESNDANASEPELAERITETEGSVDGETKNEVTA; from the coding sequence ATGGCTCTCTCAAAGGCCACGTTTTTTACCCACCTTAGAGCCGCCGTGATACAGCACAAGCACCGCCGTCCTCCATCCTCCACGGTATCCCTCCGCCTTCTCTCATTCTCCTCTCCAGAAGAAGCCGCCGCCGAGCGCCGCCGACGCAAGCGCCAGCTCCGCATAGAGCCCCCTCTCTCCGCCCTCAACCGTTcccaacagcaacaacaacaacaaactcAGAAATCGCAATCCCCTCCGTACTACCTGAACCCTAACAATCCCAAACTACCCGAACACGTGTCAGCACTAAACGGCAACCGTCTCAACCTTCATAACAAAATCTTAACCCTAATTCGCGAGAACGATCTCGACGAGGCGGCGCTCTACACGCGCCACTCCATTTATTCCAACTGCCGCCCAACGATTTTCACCATCAACGCCGTTCTCACCGCCCTCCTCCGCCAGTCACGCTACTCCGACCTCCTCTCTCTCCACCGCTTTATCACCCAGGCCGGCGTCGTTCCAAACATCATCACGCACAACCTTGTCTTCCAGACCTACCTTGATTGCCGGAAGCCTGATACTGCATTGGAGCATTACAAGCAGTTCCTCAATGATGCACCGATGAACCCTTCCCCAACGACGTACCGGATTCTGATCAAGGGTTTGGTGGATAATGGGAAGCTTGAGCGTGCCTTGGAGATCAAGGAAGAAATGGATTCTAAGGGTCTTGCAACTGATCCTCTCGTTTATCACTATTTGATGCTTGGTCATGCTAGGAATTCGGATTCGGATGGCGTGATTAAGTTGTATGAGGATTTGAAGGAGAAATTGGGCGGGGTTGTTGAGGACGGTGTCGTGTTTGGGTGCTTGATGAAAGGGTATTTCTTGAAGGGGATGGAGAAGGAGGCCATGGAGAGTTTTGTGGAGGCTGTTGGGGAAGGTTCTAAGAAGAAGATGAGTGCTATCGCTTTTAATTCTGTGCTGGATGCCTTGAACAAGAATGGGAAGTTCGACGAGGCATTGAAGCTGTTTGATAGGATGAGGAGCGAACACAATCCACCATGGAGGCTGGCTGTGAATTTGGGGAGCTTTAATGTGATGGTGGATGGGTATTGTGCTCAAGGAAGGTTTAAGGAGGCCATTGAAGTTTTTGGGAAGATGGGGGAGTATAGGTGCAGCCCCGATACACTGTCGTATAACAATTTGATTGAGCAGTTGTGTAACAATGGGATGCTTGTGGAAGCTGAGGAGGTTTATGGGGAAATGGAGGGGAAGGGAGTGAACCCTGATGAGTTCACTTATGGCTTGTTGATGGATACCTGCTTCAAAGAGAGTAGGCCTGATGATGCTGCTGGGTACTTTAGGAAGATGGTGGATTCAGGGCTCAGGCCTAACTTGGCCGTTTACAATAGGTTGGTTGATGGCTTGGTGAAAATCGGGAAGATCGACGAGGCAAAGTCTTTCTTTGACTTAATGGTGAAGAAGCTCAAGATGGATGTTGCTAGCTATCAGTTCATTATGAAGGTGCTAAGTGATGAGGGAAGGTTGGATGAGGTGCTTCAGATTGTTGATACGTTGTTGGACGACAATGGGGTTGATTTCGACGAGGAGTTTCAGGAGTTTGTTAAGGGGTTGTTGAGGAAGGAAGGCAGAGAAGAGGAGTTAACGAAactgatggaggagaaggagcgGCAGAAAGCCGAAGCAAAGGCTAAGGAGATTGAAGCAGCTGAGGCTGCAAAAAGAAGTGCTAGAGCTGCAGTTGCTTCATTGCTTCCTTCCAAGTTGTTTGGGAATAAGGAtgctgattcagaggctaaagagAGCAATGATGCAAATGCTTCTGAGCCAGAGTTGGCAGAGAGAATAACTGAAACTGAGGGTTCAGTTGATGGAGAGACTAAAAATGAGGTAACCGCTTGA
- the LOC112705904 gene encoding E3 ubiquitin-protein ligase SINAT5: MDLESIECVSSSDGMDEDEIHPHHHSEFPSTKPRNGGANNNNSVGPNAITPATSVHELLECPVCTNSMYPPIHQCHNGHTLCSTCKTRVHNRCPTCRQELGDIRCLALEKVAESLELPCKYYSLGCPEIFPYYSKLKHETVCNFRPYSCPYAGSECSVVGDIPFLVAHLRDDHKVDMHTGCTFNHRYVKSNPREVENATWMLTVFHCFGQYFCLHFEAFQLGMAPVYMAFLRFMGDENEARNYSYSLEVGANGRKLIWEGMPRSVRDSHRKVRDSHDGLIIQRNMALFFSGGDRKELKLRVTGRIWKEQQNPDGGVCIPNLCS, from the exons ATGGACTTGGAAAGCATCGAGTGTGTGTCATCCTCGGATGGCATGGACGAGGATGAGATCCACCCTCACCATCATTCTGAGTTTCCTTCCACAAAACCACGCAATGGAGGAGCCAATAACAACAATTCTGTGGGTCCCAATGCCATAACTCCTGCAACCAGCGTCCATGAGTTGCTGGAATGCCCTGTATGTACAAATTCAATGTACCCCCCAATTCATCAG TGCCACAATGGGCACACGCTGTGTTCCACATGTAAAACAAGGGTACACAACCGGTGCCCCACTTGTAGACAAGAGCTTGGAGATATCAGGTGCCTAGCCTTGGAGAAGGTGGCTGAATCACTTGAGTTACCATGCAAGTACTATTCCCTTGGATGTCCAGAAATATTTCCATACTACAGCAAGCTTAAGCATGAGACTGTATGCAATTTTAGGCCATACAGTTGTCCTTATGCTGGATCAGAGTGTTCTGTTGTTGGGGATATTCCCTTCCTCGTTGCTCATTTGAGGGACGATCATAAGGTGGACATGCACACAGGATGCACATTCAACCACAGATATGTGAAATCAAATCCCAGGGAAGTAGAGAATGCAACCTGGATGCTCACA GTATTTCATTGTTTTGGTCAGTACTTCTGCCTCCACTTTGAAGCTTTCCAGCTTGGGATGGCTCCTGTGTACATGGCATTCCTTCGTTTTATGGGTGATGAGAATGAGGCTCGGAACTATAGCTATAGCCTAGAGGTTGGGGCCAATGGCAGGAAACTCATCTGGGAGGGTATGCCTAGAAGTGTTCGGGATAGCCACCGGAAAGTTAGGGATAGTCATGATGGCCTCATTATTCAACGAAACATGGCCCTATTTTTCTCTGGTGGGGATAGGAAGGAGCTGAAGCTCAGAGTCACTGGAAGAATATGGAAGGAACAACAGAATCCAGATGGTGGAGTTTGCATACCAAATCTTTGTAGCTGA